The Seriola aureovittata isolate HTS-2021-v1 ecotype China chromosome 2, ASM2101889v1, whole genome shotgun sequence genome has a segment encoding these proteins:
- the dhrs3b gene encoding short-chain dehydrogenase/reductase 3b: MELKSACRMFLFPVQMFYYIVRASLFSLLPSRRKDLTKEVVLITGGGRGIGRHLAKEFAKQGARKVILWGRTEKCLKETAEEISLSGTECHYFLCDVANREEVYKQAKVVREKVGDVTILVNNAAVVHGKSLMDSDDDALLKSQHINTMGQFWTTKAFLPRMLELQHGHVVCINSILSQSPIPGAIDYCTSKASSLAFMESLTLGLLDCPGVGCTTVLPFHTNTEMFQGMRVRFPQLFPPLKPEVVAQRTVDAVRADKAFLYLPWTMHALVILKSFMPQVALEEIHKFSGSYTCMNTFKGRT; encoded by the exons ATGGAGCTGAAGAGCGCGTGTCGTATGTTTCTTTTCCCGGTCCAAATGTTCTATTATATAGTCAGAGCAAGTTTGTTTTCGCTGTTGCCGAGCAGAAGGAAGGACCTGACCAAGGAGGTGGTATTGATCACCGGTGGGGGACGCGGCATCGGACGTCATCTAGCCAAAGAATTTGCCAAGCAGGGAGCCAGAAAG GTGATCTTGTGGGGCCGGACTGAAAAGTGCCTCAAAGAAACAGCTGAAGAGATCTCTCTCTCAGGAACAGAGTGCCATTACTTCCTGTGCGATGTGGCCAATCGGGAGGAAGTTTACAAGCAAGCCAAGGTGGTTAGAGAAAAG GTGGGAGATGTTACGATATTAGTGAACAACGCAGCTGTAGTCCACGGCAAAAGTCTGATGGACAGCGATGACGACGCCCTTCTGAAATCTCAACATATCAACACCATGGGACAGTTCTGG ACAACAAAAGCTTTCCTGCCCCGAatgctggagctgcagcacGGCCATGTAGTATGCATAAACTCCATCCTGTCCCAGTCTCCCATCCCTGGGGCCATAGATTACTGCACCTCCAAGGCGTCATCGCTGGCCTTCATGGAAAGCCTGACACTGGGCCTGCTGGACTGTCCTGGCGTCGGCTGCACCACAGTGCTTCCCTTCCACACTAATACAGAGATGTTCCAGGGCATGAGAGTCAG GTTTCCCCagctctttcctcctctcaaaCCTGAGGTAGTGGCCCAGAGAACTGTGGATGCAGTCAGAGCTGACAAGGCCTTCCTCTACCTGCCATGGACTATGCACGCCCTTGTCATTCTAAAAAG CTTCATGCCACAAGTTGCACTTGAAGAAATCCACAAGTTTTCTGGGAGTTATACCTGCATGAACACGTTCAAAGGGAGGACATGA